One segment of Dolichospermum sp. DET69 DNA contains the following:
- a CDS encoding RNA-binding protein: MSIYVGNLSYEVTQDGLSEIFKEYGTVKRVQLPTDRETGKVRGFGFVEMDSDAEEEKAIEALDGAEWMGRDLKVNKAKPREERSGSFGGGGNRGAGGGGSFGGGGRGRY, from the coding sequence ATGTCAATTTATGTAGGCAACCTCTCTTATGAAGTTACCCAAGATGGCTTGAGCGAAATTTTTAAAGAGTATGGCACTGTAAAACGTGTTCAACTCCCTACCGACCGGGAAACAGGTAAAGTTCGCGGTTTCGGTTTTGTAGAAATGGATTCAGATGCAGAAGAAGAAAAAGCCATTGAAGCCCTAGATGGTGCTGAATGGATGGGACGTGATTTAAAAGTGAACAAAGCTAAACCAAGAGAAGAACGTAGTGGTTCTTTTGGTGGTGGTGGAAACCGCGGTGCTGGTGGTGGTGGCAGCTTCGGTGGCGGTGGTCGCGGTCGCTACTAA
- a CDS encoding ribonuclease D yields MPYFTAAEEIRSLITEYGKATTLWIDTEVADYKTPNPRLSLIQVLDHPEDMTGNSVYLLDVLDKSDVIADFVERIMTNDAIEKVFHNACYDVKYLGGKKAKNITCTLEMARKIPVYLLPLPNYQLKTLATELCNFYDIDKHEQKSDWGKRPLTEAQIEYAYLDCIYLAQVHLRLLDLEAEFNIDPIQEDLSLLTARYIEIEQQQKILKSEFEHLQERVKKAMLVQNISETSYCKLTSYERKTVKTQFQQLVDLVENQGVDLDFTITLTEDIRKNLGVNLEKLTLNVDTNTYWKISPKNQESQED; encoded by the coding sequence ATGCCTTATTTTACTGCTGCTGAGGAAATTCGTTCCCTAATTACTGAATATGGTAAAGCTACAACTCTGTGGATAGATACAGAAGTGGCTGATTATAAAACTCCTAATCCGAGATTATCACTAATCCAGGTGTTGGATCATCCAGAAGATATGACTGGTAATAGTGTTTATTTGTTAGATGTTCTCGATAAATCAGATGTGATTGCTGATTTTGTAGAGAGGATTATGACTAATGATGCTATTGAAAAAGTTTTTCATAATGCTTGTTATGATGTGAAATATTTAGGAGGTAAAAAAGCCAAAAATATTACTTGTACCTTAGAAATGGCGAGGAAAATTCCTGTCTATTTACTGCCATTACCTAATTATCAACTGAAAACCCTAGCTACTGAACTTTGTAATTTTTATGATATTGATAAACATGAACAAAAGAGTGATTGGGGAAAAAGACCATTAACTGAAGCACAAATAGAATATGCTTATCTTGATTGTATTTATTTGGCTCAAGTACATTTGCGATTATTAGACTTAGAGGCAGAATTTAACATAGATCCAATTCAGGAAGATTTAAGTTTATTGACTGCTAGATATATAGAAATTGAACAGCAACAAAAAATACTCAAATCAGAATTTGAGCATTTACAGGAACGGGTAAAAAAAGCGATGTTAGTCCAGAATATTTCTGAAACATCATATTGCAAACTTACTAGTTATGAACGAAAAACTGTCAAGACGCAGTTTCAACAATTGGTAGATTTAGTTGAAAATCAAGGTGTTGATTTAGATTTTACAATTACTCTCACCGAAGATATCCGGAAAAATTTGGGAGTAAATCTGGAAAAATTAACTCTAAATGTTGATACAAATACCTATTGGAAAATAAGTCCTAAGAATCAAGAAAGTCAGGAAGATTAA
- a CDS encoding tetratricopeptide repeat protein, giving the protein MKWQLLTHKQRGVNKAFTIAMFTIFSAIICISCSNNQDVLVTERGASTPNPRIGRTSKAGEFYVQGQTQHLKGNSQAAIAAYSKSISLNPQYAQAFKGRGLVYFDTGNKEGAIADYNQALKLNPKDAEAYNNRGNALASIGDYRRAIADYNEAISITPKSAEIYNNRGNARTNQGDKNGALEDYTQAIRINQEYAVAYNNRGNAYASRGEAQKAISDYNEAVRINPNFGAAFNNRGNAYAVIGDKRGALKDLQRAAAIFDKAGNKDLYQQAMKNIEELSK; this is encoded by the coding sequence ATGAAATGGCAGTTATTGACACACAAACAGCGAGGGGTAAACAAAGCATTCACTATAGCAATGTTTACAATTTTCAGTGCTATTATTTGCATTTCTTGCAGTAATAATCAAGATGTATTGGTGACGGAAAGAGGCGCAAGTACCCCAAATCCACGGATAGGGAGAACCTCTAAAGCGGGGGAATTTTATGTTCAGGGACAAACTCAACATCTTAAAGGTAATTCCCAAGCGGCTATTGCTGCTTATAGTAAATCAATTAGTCTCAATCCTCAATATGCACAAGCCTTTAAGGGGCGGGGATTAGTGTATTTTGATACTGGGAATAAAGAAGGAGCGATCGCGGATTATAATCAGGCTTTAAAGCTAAATCCCAAGGATGCAGAAGCCTACAATAATCGTGGTAATGCTTTAGCATCTATAGGAGATTATAGAAGAGCGATTGCGGACTATAATGAAGCAATTAGTATTACGCCCAAATCTGCCGAAATTTACAATAACCGGGGTAATGCCCGTACTAACCAAGGTGATAAAAACGGGGCGCTAGAAGATTATACTCAAGCGATTCGGATCAATCAAGAATATGCGGTGGCTTATAATAATCGGGGTAATGCTTATGCTTCCAGGGGAGAAGCGCAAAAAGCAATATCCGATTATAATGAAGCTGTTCGCATTAATCCTAACTTCGGTGCTGCTTTCAATAATCGCGGCAACGCCTATGCTGTAATTGGCGATAAACGCGGAGCATTAAAAGACTTGCAACGGGCAGCAGCTATTTTTGACAAAGCAGGAAATAAGGACTTGTATCAACAAGCAATGAAGAATATTGAGGAGTTGAGTAAGTAA
- a CDS encoding Rpn family recombination-promoting nuclease/putative transposase, which translates to MYDNICKFIAENFKDDLATWLLGSPIKLTELSPTELSSEPIRADSLILLQSDELVLHTEFQTDPDDDIPFRMLDYRVRVYRRFPQKEMRQVVIYLRKTSSNLVSENSFKLKNTYHQFEIIRLWEQPTDQFMTVPGLLPFAVLSQTKDPKMVLSQVGEAVEAITDQKIQGNIAAASAVLAGLVLKKDVIRKIFRSEIMRESVIYQEILEEGEAKGKAEGKAEATKKLALNLLRIGMSLEQISEVTELSLEQVQTLQKEITNSNSY; encoded by the coding sequence ATGTATGACAATATCTGTAAATTCATTGCCGAAAACTTCAAAGACGACTTAGCAACATGGTTGCTAGGTTCACCAATCAAATTAACAGAACTTAGTCCCACAGAACTTTCTAGTGAACCAATTAGAGCAGATTCATTAATATTATTACAATCCGATGAATTAGTTTTACATACAGAATTTCAAACAGATCCAGATGATGATATACCCTTTAGGATGTTAGATTATCGAGTTAGGGTATATCGTCGGTTTCCTCAAAAAGAAATGCGTCAAGTAGTCATCTATTTGCGAAAAACAAGTTCTAACTTAGTAAGTGAAAATAGTTTTAAGCTTAAAAATACTTACCATCAATTTGAGATAATTAGACTGTGGGAACAACCAACAGACCAATTTATGACAGTTCCCGGTTTATTACCCTTTGCAGTGCTAAGTCAGACAAAAGATCCTAAAATGGTATTAAGCCAAGTAGGAGAAGCAGTAGAAGCCATTACAGATCAAAAAATACAAGGGAATATTGCTGCTGCTAGTGCAGTTTTAGCAGGTCTTGTGTTAAAAAAAGATGTAATTAGAAAAATATTCAGGAGTGAAATTATGCGAGAATCAGTGATTTATCAAGAAATTCTGGAAGAAGGTGAAGCTAAAGGTAAAGCTGAAGGTAAAGCTGAAGCGACCAAAAAATTAGCTTTAAATTTGTTGCGAATTGGTATGAGTTTAGAACAAATTTCTGAAGTTACGGAATTATCTCTCGAACAAGTTCAAACTTTACAAAAAGAGATAACAAATTCTAATTCCTACTAA
- a CDS encoding UbiD family decarboxylase — MARDLRGFIKILEERGQLKRISALVDPDMEIAEISNRMLQKGGPGLIFENVKGASFPVAVNLMGTVERICWAMNMEKPEELETLGKKLSMLQQPKPPKKISQAIDFGKVLFDVVKAKPGRDFFPACQQVVIEGNDLDLNKLPLIRPYPGDAGKIITLGLVITKDCETGTPNVSVYRLQLQSHNTMTVHWLSVRGGARHLRKAAEHGKKLEIAIALGVDPLIIMAAATPIPVDLSEWLFAGLYGGSGVKLAKCKTIDLEVPADSEFVLEGTITPGEVLPDGPFGDHMGYYGGVEDSPLVRFQCMTHRKDPIYLTTFSGLPPKEEAMMAIALNRIYTPILRQQVSEIVDFFLPMEALSYKAAIISIDKAYPGQARRAALAFWSALPQFTYTKFVIVVDKDINVRDPRQVVWAISSKVDPTRDVFILPNTPFDTLDFASEKLGLGGRMGIDATTKIPPETEHEWGKPLESDPDIAAMVEKRWQEYGLADLQLGEVDPNLFGYDMK, encoded by the coding sequence ATGGCGCGAGATTTACGGGGATTCATTAAAATTCTAGAAGAAAGAGGACAATTAAAGCGAATTTCGGCTTTAGTTGACCCAGATATGGAAATTGCAGAAATTTCCAACCGAATGCTGCAAAAAGGTGGACCAGGCTTAATATTTGAAAACGTCAAAGGTGCATCTTTCCCCGTTGCAGTCAACTTAATGGGGACAGTGGAAAGGATATGCTGGGCTATGAACATGGAAAAACCAGAGGAGTTGGAAACCCTGGGAAAGAAATTAAGTATGCTTCAGCAACCCAAACCACCTAAAAAGATTTCCCAAGCCATAGATTTTGGTAAAGTGCTGTTTGACGTAGTGAAAGCCAAACCGGGAAGAGACTTTTTTCCCGCTTGTCAACAAGTGGTTATAGAAGGGAATGATTTAGATTTAAACAAGTTACCTTTAATCCGTCCTTATCCGGGAGATGCCGGAAAGATTATTACCCTAGGATTGGTCATTACTAAGGATTGCGAGACGGGAACACCTAATGTGAGTGTGTATCGTCTACAACTGCAATCCCATAACACCATGACCGTACACTGGTTATCAGTGCGGGGAGGTGCAAGACATTTGCGAAAGGCGGCAGAACATGGTAAGAAGTTAGAAATAGCGATCGCTCTGGGTGTAGATCCTCTCATCATTATGGCAGCAGCCACACCCATTCCTGTAGATTTATCAGAGTGGTTATTTGCTGGCTTGTATGGCGGTTCTGGGGTAAAATTAGCCAAGTGTAAAACTATAGATTTGGAAGTTCCCGCAGATTCTGAGTTTGTTTTAGAAGGGACAATTACACCGGGGGAAGTTTTACCAGATGGACCTTTTGGCGACCACATGGGATATTATGGCGGTGTGGAAGATTCGCCTTTAGTGCGGTTTCAGTGCATGACACACCGCAAAGACCCAATTTATCTTACCACATTTAGCGGGTTGCCACCGAAAGAAGAAGCCATGATGGCGATCGCCCTCAACCGCATCTATACCCCCATTTTACGACAACAGGTATCAGAAATAGTTGATTTCTTTTTACCAATGGAAGCGTTAAGTTACAAAGCCGCAATTATTTCCATAGATAAAGCCTATCCTGGACAAGCACGACGAGCAGCTTTAGCGTTTTGGAGTGCGTTGCCACAATTCACTTACACTAAATTTGTGATTGTGGTTGATAAAGATATCAATGTTCGTGATCCGCGTCAAGTGGTTTGGGCAATTAGTTCCAAAGTAGATCCTACCAGAGATGTATTTATTTTACCAAATACTCCCTTTGATACCTTAGATTTTGCCAGTGAAAAACTCGGTTTAGGTGGGAGAATGGGCATAGATGCAACTACAAAAATTCCTCCAGAAACAGAACATGAATGGGGTAAACCATTAGAATCAGATCCTGATATAGCGGCAATGGTAGAAAAACGTTGGCAAGAATACGGTTTAGCGGATTTACAATTAGGAGAAGTTGATCCTAATTTGTTTGGTTACGATATGAAATAA
- a CDS encoding TauD/TfdA family dioxygenase, with translation MNVITQPIDEKIGQQIINQDNKSILEIYPAEIISLFKEYGVLLFRGFPADTERFREFSNLFSTDFLDYAGGAFNRRVINNDQTILSVNDFQTEIRLHGEMYYQQNIPLMLWFFCANPALTDGETTVCDGRQFFAELSNSTQELFNQKRLKFNFSMNQEEWQKKYKIENINQLEEICKNNYTSLKIYADKSILIEYICPLVIPSRCGKYQVFINSLLPTMQLNPDILKFDDDSEIPAELMEELNEIAERITTNINWQKGDIIMIDNTRIMHGRRAFTDKKREIYIRLCSPNFQS, from the coding sequence ATGAATGTTATTACACAGCCAATTGATGAGAAAATTGGGCAGCAAATCATTAACCAAGATAATAAGAGTATTCTGGAAATATACCCAGCAGAAATTATCAGTCTATTTAAAGAATATGGCGTTTTACTTTTTAGAGGCTTTCCGGCTGATACTGAAAGATTTAGAGAGTTTAGCAATTTGTTCAGCACCGATTTTTTAGATTATGCGGGTGGTGCTTTCAATAGAAGGGTAATTAATAATGATCAAACTATTTTAAGTGTTAATGATTTCCAGACAGAGATTAGGTTACATGGGGAAATGTACTATCAGCAGAATATTCCCTTAATGTTATGGTTCTTCTGTGCTAATCCTGCTTTAACAGATGGTGAAACTACAGTTTGTGATGGTAGGCAATTTTTTGCAGAACTCAGTAATTCAACTCAAGAATTATTCAATCAGAAGCGGCTAAAGTTTAATTTTAGCATGAACCAGGAAGAATGGCAAAAAAAATACAAAATTGAGAACATTAATCAACTAGAAGAAATATGTAAAAATAATTATACATCTTTGAAAATATATGCAGACAAATCAATTCTGATTGAATATATTTGTCCACTAGTTATTCCTAGTAGATGTGGAAAATATCAGGTTTTTATTAATAGCCTTTTACCAACAATGCAGTTAAATCCTGATATCCTGAAGTTTGACGATGATTCAGAAATTCCTGCTGAACTTATGGAGGAATTAAATGAAATTGCTGAGAGAATTACTACTAATATTAACTGGCAAAAAGGAGATATTATCATGATTGATAATACCAGAATAATGCACGGTAGAAGGGCTTTTACAGATAAAAAAAGAGAGATTTATATTCGCTTATGTTCTCCCAACTTTCAATCTTGA
- a CDS encoding plastocyanin, whose translation MKSIAATLRRLSLAVLTVIVIFGSFAVFTPTASAETYTVKLGSDKGLLAFEPKKLTVKPGDTIEWKNNKVPPHNVVFDSAKNPAKSADLAKSLSHKKLLMSPGQTETTVIPADAPAGEYIFYCEPHRGAGMVGKIIVEG comes from the coding sequence ATGAAATCTATAGCCGCAACTTTGCGACGCTTGAGCCTAGCTGTATTGACAGTTATTGTAATTTTTGGTAGTTTTGCTGTGTTTACCCCCACTGCATCTGCGGAAACATATACAGTTAAATTGGGTAGTGATAAAGGTTTGTTGGCTTTTGAACCTAAGAAGTTAACTGTTAAGCCTGGTGATACAATTGAATGGAAGAACAACAAAGTCCCCCCCCACAACGTTGTATTTGATTCTGCTAAAAACCCCGCTAAGAGTGCTGATTTAGCTAAATCTTTGTCTCACAAGAAGTTATTAATGAGTCCTGGACAAACTGAAACTACAGTTATTCCTGCTGACGCTCCTGCTGGAGAATACATCTTCTATTGCGAACCTCACCGTGGTGCTGGTATGGTTGGTAAAATCATTGTTGAAGGCTAA
- the leuC gene encoding 3-isopropylmalate dehydratase large subunit, translating into MSKGTLFDKVWELHTVGTLPSGLTQLFIGLHLIHEVTSPQAFAMLKERDLKVLFPERTIATVDHIVPTENQARPFVDSMAESMIQALEKSCQENDITFYNIGSGNQGIVHVIAPELGLTQPGMTIACGDSHTSSHGAFGAIAFGIGTSQVRDVLASQTLSLSKLKVRKIEVNGNLKPGVYAKDVILHIIRILGVKGGVGYAYEFAGTTFAQMNMEERMTVCNMAIEGGARCGYVNPDQITYDYLQNRDFAPKGADWDKAVAWWESLNSHADAEYDDVVVFNAEGIPPTVTWGITPGQGIGVDEKVPTAAELLEEDRFIAEEAYRYMDLYPGQPIQGTKIDVCFIGSCTNGRISDLREAAKIAQGRQVAAGVKAFVVPGSERVKKEAEAEGLDKIFQAAGFEWREPGCSMCLAMNPDKLQGRQISASSSNRNFKGRQGSSSGRTLLMSPAMVATAAIKGEIADVRELL; encoded by the coding sequence ATGAGCAAGGGTACACTATTTGACAAAGTTTGGGAATTACACACCGTTGGTACATTACCATCAGGATTAACACAACTATTTATTGGACTACATCTTATTCATGAAGTTACAAGTCCCCAAGCCTTTGCTATGCTCAAGGAGCGGGATTTAAAAGTATTATTCCCAGAACGGACAATAGCCACAGTTGATCATATCGTTCCCACAGAAAACCAAGCTCGTCCCTTTGTGGATAGCATGGCCGAATCAATGATTCAGGCATTAGAAAAGAGTTGTCAAGAAAATGACATAACTTTTTATAATATTGGTTCAGGGAATCAAGGTATAGTTCACGTCATCGCTCCCGAACTGGGACTCACCCAACCGGGAATGACCATCGCTTGTGGTGATAGCCATACATCAAGTCATGGTGCATTTGGAGCGATCGCCTTTGGTATAGGTACAAGCCAGGTTAGAGACGTTCTCGCCTCGCAAACCCTGTCATTATCAAAATTAAAAGTCCGCAAAATCGAAGTTAACGGTAACTTAAAACCCGGAGTTTATGCCAAAGACGTAATTTTACACATCATCCGTATATTAGGCGTAAAAGGTGGCGTAGGTTATGCTTACGAATTTGCCGGCACAACCTTTGCACAAATGAACATGGAAGAACGGATGACCGTTTGTAACATGGCCATAGAAGGTGGTGCAAGATGCGGATATGTTAACCCCGACCAAATTACTTACGATTATCTGCAAAATAGAGACTTCGCACCCAAAGGTGCAGACTGGGACAAAGCCGTTGCTTGGTGGGAATCCCTCAATAGTCATGCCGATGCTGAATATGATGATGTAGTAGTATTTAATGCCGAAGGCATTCCCCCTACAGTCACATGGGGAATTACACCAGGTCAAGGAATTGGCGTAGATGAAAAAGTCCCCACAGCCGCAGAACTCCTAGAAGAAGACCGCTTTATTGCCGAAGAAGCATATCGCTACATGGACTTATATCCCGGTCAACCCATTCAAGGCACAAAAATTGACGTTTGCTTCATTGGTAGCTGCACCAACGGACGCATAAGCGACCTAAGAGAAGCCGCCAAAATTGCCCAAGGTCGTCAAGTTGCAGCGGGAGTAAAAGCCTTCGTAGTTCCCGGTTCAGAACGAGTCAAAAAAGAAGCCGAAGCCGAAGGACTAGATAAAATCTTCCAAGCTGCTGGCTTCGAGTGGAGAGAACCAGGATGTTCCATGTGTTTAGCCATGAACCCCGACAAACTCCAAGGAAGACAAATCAGCGCCTCCTCCTCTAACCGTAACTTCAAAGGTAGACAAGGATCATCCTCTGGTCGTACCCTGCTCATGAGTCCCGCAATGGTAGCCACAGCAGCCATAAAAGGCGAAATCGCCGACGTGCGCGAACTACTGTAA
- the leuD gene encoding 3-isopropylmalate dehydratase small subunit codes for MVSEVKQISGNAVPLIGNDIDTDRIIPARYLKAITFDDLGEGLFIDDRKALNGEHPFDQTHYQGSKILIANRNFGCGSSREHAPQALAKWGITALIGESFAEIFFGNCVAMGIPCVTAESEVVKQLQELVTANPQAVVIIDLEKLQVQIGDFTASVVMIEGTRSAFIAGTWDACGQLVANAQQVKATAAKLPYIGWGNLAAS; via the coding sequence ATGGTAAGTGAAGTCAAACAAATATCCGGTAACGCCGTTCCCCTAATTGGTAACGACATAGACACCGACCGAATTATACCCGCCCGCTACTTAAAAGCCATCACCTTTGACGACTTAGGAGAAGGCTTGTTTATTGACGACAGAAAAGCCTTAAACGGGGAACACCCATTTGACCAAACCCATTACCAAGGCTCGAAAATCCTCATAGCTAATCGCAACTTTGGCTGTGGTTCATCACGAGAACACGCACCTCAAGCCCTAGCAAAATGGGGAATTACCGCCCTGATTGGTGAAAGCTTCGCGGAAATCTTCTTTGGTAACTGCGTTGCCATGGGGATTCCATGCGTCACAGCTGAATCAGAAGTAGTGAAACAGTTGCAAGAATTAGTCACCGCTAATCCTCAAGCAGTCGTGATCATAGATTTGGAAAAATTGCAAGTGCAAATTGGCGATTTTACCGCTTCAGTTGTCATGATTGAAGGGACAAGAAGTGCCTTTATTGCAGGAACTTGGGATGCTTGCGGACAATTAGTAGCGAATGCCCAACAGGTAAAAGCAACAGCAGCAAAATTACCTTACATTGGTTGGGGGAATTTAGCCGCAAGTTAG
- a CDS encoding EVE domain-containing protein, protein MNYWLMKSEPGVYSISDLQSQNQTIWDGVRNYQARNFLRKMQIGDLAFFYHSNAEPPGIFGLMKIVETGIADPTQFDVNSKYYDDKSTPESPRWQTVKVEFVEIFSNPLSLSTLKQNFHGDELLVVKKGNRLSVIPVIESVGSRILEMARDM, encoded by the coding sequence ATGAATTATTGGTTAATGAAGTCAGAACCAGGGGTTTATAGTATTAGTGATTTACAAAGTCAAAATCAGACTATTTGGGACGGTGTGCGTAATTATCAAGCGCGTAATTTCTTGAGAAAAATGCAAATAGGAGATTTAGCATTTTTCTATCATTCTAATGCTGAACCTCCGGGTATTTTTGGCTTAATGAAGATAGTTGAAACAGGTATTGCTGATCCTACACAATTTGATGTAAATAGTAAATATTATGATGATAAATCAACTCCTGAATCTCCCCGTTGGCAAACTGTAAAGGTAGAATTTGTGGAAATTTTTAGTAATCCTCTTTCACTATCAACACTCAAACAAAATTTTCATGGTGATGAATTATTAGTAGTGAAAAAAGGTAATCGTCTATCAGTCATTCCTGTAATAGAATCAGTCGGAAGTAGGATTTTAGAAATGGCAAGAGATATGTAG
- a CDS encoding 50S ribosome-binding GTPase, with protein sequence MTKQGDDNSWKKRVTGVFNQAKGKLTQLLPVERVTQTVGQWFNVSDTQVAEILETIRAQLPTTEALLLGKPQAGKSSIVRGLTGVSAEIIGQGFRPHTQHTERYAYPANDLPLLIFTDTVGLGDVSQDTEVIIQELIGDLQQETNKARVLIITVKINDFATDTLRQIAQKLRQQYPNTPCLLVVTCLHELYSPEIINHPDYPPDFTELNRAFIAIKENFTGLYNSAVLIDFTLEEDGYNPVFYGLEALRDNLAELLPEAESKAIYQLLDQQAGAKLGNIYRDAGRRYILPFSIMAATLSAVPLPFATMPVLTALQVSMVGLLGKLYGQTITPSQAGGIVSTIAGGFVAQAVARELIKFIPGFGSVIAASWAGAYTWALGEAACVYFGDLMGGKKPDPQKIQAVMQEAFSGAKERFKKIENADYRSFF encoded by the coding sequence ATGACAAAACAAGGTGATGATAATTCCTGGAAAAAAAGGGTTACTGGGGTTTTTAATCAAGCAAAAGGTAAATTAACCCAACTTTTACCAGTGGAAAGAGTAACACAAACCGTAGGACAATGGTTTAATGTTAGTGATACTCAAGTTGCGGAAATTTTGGAAACTATTCGCGCACAGTTACCAACAACAGAAGCTTTATTATTAGGAAAACCCCAAGCAGGTAAAAGTTCTATTGTTAGGGGTTTAACTGGAGTATCTGCGGAAATTATCGGACAGGGTTTTCGTCCCCATACCCAACACACCGAACGTTACGCATATCCTGCTAATGATTTACCTTTGCTGATTTTTACAGATACGGTAGGTTTAGGAGATGTCAGTCAAGATACTGAAGTTATTATTCAAGAATTAATCGGCGATTTACAACAGGAAACAAATAAAGCTAGAGTTCTGATTATTACTGTCAAAATTAATGATTTTGCAACTGATACTCTGCGGCAAATTGCTCAAAAATTACGGCAGCAATACCCAAATACTCCCTGTTTATTGGTGGTAACTTGTTTACATGAACTTTACTCACCAGAAATTATAAATCATCCTGATTATCCTCCAGATTTTACAGAATTAAATCGGGCATTTATCGCTATCAAAGAAAATTTTACTGGATTATATAATAGTGCGGTTTTAATTGATTTTACTTTAGAAGAAGATGGTTATAATCCAGTGTTTTATGGTTTAGAAGCACTGCGAGATAATTTAGCTGAACTTCTCCCGGAAGCAGAATCAAAGGCCATTTATCAATTATTAGATCAACAAGCTGGAGCAAAATTAGGGAATATTTATCGAGACGCTGGCAGACGTTATATTTTACCATTTTCGATTATGGCTGCAACTCTGTCCGCTGTGCCTTTACCTTTTGCCACTATGCCTGTTTTAACTGCCTTGCAGGTATCAATGGTGGGATTGTTAGGGAAATTATATGGGCAGACTATCACACCGTCTCAAGCTGGGGGTATTGTCAGCACCATTGCAGGTGGTTTTGTTGCCCAAGCCGTAGCACGGGAATTAATTAAATTTATCCCTGGGTTTGGTAGTGTCATTGCCGCTTCTTGGGCAGGGGCTTATACATGGGCTTTAGGTGAGGCTGCTTGTGTGTATTTCGGTGATTTAATGGGGGGAAAAAAACCTGATCCTCAAAAAATTCAAGCAGTGATGCAAGAGGCTTTTAGTGGGGCAAAAGAACGGTTTAAGAAAATTGAAAATGCAGATTACAGAAGTTTTTTTTAA
- a CDS encoding fatty acid desaturase, which yields MNTLKKKTWMTQAEYAKKLRPLLPTEAFLPDINKLWILLINLAIMILGWGIASHLDEWNWYFLWLYLPLALVMGNSVIALLFSTHNFLHSRTITSPWLRQIISLLGLTMLWMPPTLWKAIHNREHHNKTNSLEDPDRNYLDSQPKNWGKWIQNAFVPSAEVNPLLLFIGMGHAWGVHAFRNITSVLLFNNSKAEYPVVAFTVSGKERRAIAIELLMMIGIHGSILTYLEFHPIKLFLSYFLPIWIGYAGLMFYIYTNHMLCRMTSVNDPLINSLSIRVPKLFDLLHLNFSYHTEHHIFPGINSDYAPMVQELLQTHYPERLNLLNAGKAWELMMQTPRHYKDDNTFTDWSGNKSVDCPILAINHLQ from the coding sequence ATGAATACACTTAAAAAAAAAACTTGGATGACGCAAGCAGAATATGCAAAAAAGCTGCGTCCTTTACTGCCAACTGAAGCATTTTTACCTGATATTAATAAACTCTGGATTCTTCTAATTAATCTAGCAATTATGATTTTGGGTTGGGGAATTGCTAGTCATCTTGATGAGTGGAATTGGTATTTTCTCTGGCTCTATTTACCATTAGCATTGGTGATGGGTAATAGTGTGATTGCTCTCCTGTTTAGCACCCACAATTTCCTCCACAGCCGCACAATTACAAGTCCCTGGTTAAGACAAATAATTAGTTTATTGGGACTGACAATGTTATGGATGCCACCAACTTTATGGAAGGCAATACACAATCGAGAACATCACAATAAAACAAATTCCTTAGAAGATCCAGATCGCAATTATTTAGATAGTCAACCTAAAAATTGGGGAAAATGGATTCAGAATGCTTTTGTGCCGTCGGCTGAGGTAAATCCGCTGTTATTGTTCATAGGTATGGGTCATGCTTGGGGAGTTCACGCATTTCGTAATATAACCTCAGTTTTATTATTCAATAATAGTAAAGCCGAATATCCTGTGGTGGCTTTTACAGTTAGTGGTAAAGAACGACGAGCGATCGCTATAGAATTATTAATGATGATAGGAATACATGGGAGCATCTTAACTTACCTGGAATTCCATCCCATTAAACTGTTTCTTAGCTACTTCTTACCAATTTGGATAGGCTATGCAGGGCTGATGTTTTATATCTATACGAATCATATGTTATGTCGAATGACAAGTGTAAATGATCCTCTGATCAATAGTCTCTCAATTCGAGTTCCTAAACTATTTGATCTATTACATTTAAATTTTTCATATCATACTGAACATCACATTTTTCCCGGCATCAATTCAGATTATGCTCCAATGGTGCAAGAACTATTACAAACACATTATCCTGAACGGTTAAACTTATTGAATGCTGGTAAAGCATGGGAATTGATGATGCAAACACCCAGACATTATAAAGATGATAATACCTTCACAGACTGGTCTGGGAATAAATCAGTAGACTGTCCAATCTTAGCCATAAATCATCTTCAATAG